The Corynebacterium poyangense genome includes a window with the following:
- a CDS encoding RsmB/NOP family class I SAM-dependent RNA methyltransferase: MSGGFRSRSRHASASTRKDRRSPAERTRQRQGKRDVNSLGVDPARSIAYRVLRKVHGEGAYANLVLPRLLRDQRLNQRDAAFATEITYGTLRAEGTLDRIIEHCSSRPLERIDSGVLDAVRLGAYQLLYTRVDAHAAVDTSVTMAGSVGGASVRGFANAILREISRHDTAWWLSTLRPEGEIAGIAFEHSHPRWIADSFSRVLGLQELSLALAEDSQRPITHLVARPGELSAEELAMISGGEVGKYSPYAVYLPQGDPGRLEPVREGMAAVQDEGSQLIAQAVVAAPVTGGDQGRWLDLCAGPGGKAALMGALARIDGAHLDAVELSEHRSQLIRQTVRDLPVSVHTADGRDPGLTPGFDRILVDAPCSGLGALRRRPEARWRKQESDIEDLVRLQKQLVDSAAKLLKPGGVLGYSTCSPDLRETRGVVDWLLGEHPELREDNAQSLMPEAMHQLGDHLSVQMWPHRHGTDAMFFALLRREK, encoded by the coding sequence GTGAGTGGAGGTTTTCGATCTCGATCCCGCCATGCGTCTGCGTCGACGAGGAAAGATCGACGGAGTCCGGCAGAAAGAACTCGCCAGCGACAAGGGAAAAGAGACGTCAACTCTCTGGGGGTAGATCCCGCACGCTCAATTGCTTACCGGGTGCTGCGGAAAGTTCATGGTGAGGGTGCCTATGCCAATTTGGTGTTGCCGAGGCTGTTGCGAGACCAACGGCTTAATCAGCGTGATGCCGCCTTTGCCACGGAAATCACCTACGGGACTCTCCGGGCGGAAGGCACCTTAGATCGAATTATCGAACATTGTTCCTCCCGTCCTTTAGAACGGATCGATTCTGGGGTGCTCGATGCTGTTCGACTAGGTGCGTATCAATTGCTCTACACCAGAGTAGACGCCCATGCTGCGGTTGATACCAGCGTGACCATGGCTGGGTCAGTAGGTGGAGCTAGTGTTCGCGGATTTGCTAACGCCATTCTTCGAGAGATTTCTCGCCACGACACCGCATGGTGGCTCAGCACTCTTCGACCTGAAGGTGAAATAGCAGGTATCGCTTTTGAGCATTCCCATCCCAGGTGGATTGCCGATTCCTTTTCTCGGGTTCTTGGTCTTCAGGAGCTTTCCCTAGCTTTGGCAGAAGATTCACAACGCCCGATCACCCACTTGGTAGCTCGCCCAGGTGAGCTTAGCGCTGAAGAGTTGGCAATGATTTCGGGTGGCGAGGTAGGAAAGTATTCCCCCTATGCGGTCTACCTCCCACAGGGTGATCCAGGTCGACTAGAACCGGTCCGGGAGGGCATGGCCGCGGTTCAAGATGAGGGCTCGCAGCTGATAGCCCAAGCCGTGGTAGCAGCCCCCGTCACTGGCGGCGATCAAGGGCGTTGGCTTGACCTGTGCGCCGGGCCTGGCGGTAAAGCAGCACTGATGGGAGCTTTGGCTCGGATTGACGGAGCACACCTAGACGCCGTCGAACTTTCCGAGCATCGTAGTCAGCTGATCCGTCAGACTGTGCGTGATTTGCCGGTGAGCGTCCATACCGCAGATGGTCGCGATCCCGGCTTAACCCCCGGCTTTGATCGAATTTTGGTGGACGCGCCGTGTTCCGGCTTGGGGGCGCTTCGTCGACGACCGGAAGCACGATGGAGGAAACAAGAGTCCGACATTGAGGACCTAGTGAGGCTTCAAAAGCAGCTGGTAGATTCCGCGGCGAAGTTGCTTAAACCCGGTGGAGTACTCGGCTATTCCACCTGCTCTCCGGATCTTCGAGAAACTCGGGGCGTGGTGGACTGGCTGTTAGGTGAACATCCTGAACTCCGGGAAGACAACGCGCAGTCCCTCATGCCGGAAGCAATGCACCAACTAGGCGACCATCTCTCAGTGCAGATGTGGCCACATCGCCACGGCACCGACGCCATGTTTTTTGCTCTTCTGCGGCGGGAAAAATAA
- the fmt gene encoding methionyl-tRNA formyltransferase — MRLVFAGTPEPAVVALERLMASEHEVVGVITRPDAPRGRGRKLYPSPVKEFASQHGLEILIPSSLKPDTEDGKSLRHSLHSLAPDCIPVVAYGQLITPDLFTICPHGWVNLHFSLLPAWRGAAPVQAAIAAGDEITGASTFRIEEGLDTGPVFGTVTERISPTDTADDLLTRLAHSGAELLVATMDGISSGELSPSPQRGDISYAAKLTVADAAIDWHHPAFGVDRKIRAFTPGPGAWTMCEQQRIKISPVSIPWSSDYTLDAAGVPPLDPGQVWWNKKHVFVGTGTQPVQLGMVQPQGKKKMPARDWVRGLHESKELKFS; from the coding sequence GTGCGGCTGGTTTTTGCTGGTACTCCTGAACCTGCAGTAGTAGCTTTGGAACGTCTCATGGCTTCTGAGCATGAGGTTGTTGGCGTCATTACCCGTCCCGATGCGCCACGAGGCCGGGGACGGAAACTCTACCCTTCACCGGTCAAAGAGTTCGCTTCCCAGCACGGACTGGAAATTCTTATTCCGAGTTCGCTGAAACCTGATACCGAGGACGGGAAGTCTTTGCGTCACTCTCTCCACTCTCTGGCCCCAGACTGTATTCCAGTTGTGGCCTATGGCCAGCTGATTACCCCCGACCTTTTCACCATCTGCCCGCACGGGTGGGTTAACTTACATTTTTCTTTACTTCCTGCATGGCGCGGGGCCGCTCCGGTTCAGGCAGCTATTGCCGCCGGCGACGAGATCACCGGAGCCTCTACTTTCCGCATCGAGGAAGGCCTTGACACTGGGCCGGTTTTCGGAACTGTCACTGAACGCATTTCCCCCACAGATACTGCCGATGACCTGTTGACTCGCTTAGCTCATTCCGGTGCGGAATTGCTAGTAGCCACGATGGACGGGATTTCCAGCGGAGAATTATCGCCAAGTCCGCAACGTGGAGACATTAGCTATGCCGCAAAGCTGACGGTTGCGGACGCTGCTATCGATTGGCACCACCCAGCTTTTGGAGTTGATCGCAAAATTCGAGCATTTACTCCAGGGCCTGGGGCGTGGACAATGTGCGAGCAACAGCGGATCAAGATTTCCCCGGTGAGTATTCCGTGGTCATCAGACTACACCCTGGACGCCGCTGGGGTTCCTCCTCTGGATCCGGGGCAGGTGTGGTGGAATAAAAAGCATGTTTTTGTCGGTACCGGAACCCAGCCGGTGCAGCTGGGGATGGTCCAACCCCAGGGGAAAAAGAAGATGCCGGCGCGTGATTGGGTGCGCGGGCTCCACGAATCAAAGGAGTTGAAGTTTTCGTGA
- the def gene encoding peptide deformylase codes for MTIRDIRLFGDPVLTTRAEEVTEFDHGLSVLIDDMLETMDAAGGVGLAANQVGVTRRVFVFDCSDDGGSRGHIVNPVWEPIGKDIQDGPEGCLSIPDITEDVVRFEKVKVSGQDRDGNPISMEASGLMARCIQHESDHLDGILFLRRLEPAARRRAMAEIRVAPWFAQ; via the coding sequence ATGACCATTCGTGATATTCGATTATTTGGTGATCCGGTCTTAACTACTCGGGCTGAGGAAGTGACCGAATTTGATCACGGTCTTAGTGTCCTCATCGATGACATGTTAGAGACCATGGATGCAGCCGGCGGAGTGGGGCTAGCTGCCAACCAAGTGGGGGTCACCCGACGAGTATTTGTTTTTGATTGCTCCGACGACGGAGGCAGCCGCGGTCACATCGTTAATCCCGTGTGGGAACCAATCGGCAAGGACATCCAAGATGGACCAGAAGGGTGTTTGTCTATCCCCGACATTACGGAAGATGTCGTTCGATTTGAGAAGGTGAAGGTAAGTGGTCAAGATCGCGATGGTAATCCCATCAGCATGGAAGCCAGCGGATTAATGGCACGCTGTATCCAGCATGAAAGTGACCATCTAGACGGGATTTTATTCCTGCGACGTTTAGAACCGGCTGCTCGGCGTCGGGCCATGGCAGAAATCCGGGTCGCCCCGTGGTTTGCTCAATAA
- the thiD gene encoding bifunctional hydroxymethylpyrimidine kinase/phosphomethylpyrimidine kinase — MTLPARAFVIAGSEATGGAGFQVDLKTFQSLGVMGMGALTCIVSFDPQNQWAHRFHPIEPTVIAEQIEAVLACHSQEVLDTAKVGMLGTPDTIDTVAQALTQREWNHLVVDPVLICKGQEPGAALDTDNALREKILPLATVITPNVFEATTLAEMDSIDTIEDLEEAARRIGDKGVPYVVAKGGVELPGEEAIDVLWDGQNITRFSRPKVGNQRVSGAGCTLAAAITAELAKGATVAEAVDQAKDFVTLGIQQRLECNTPFDVVWQGARN; from the coding sequence ATGACATTACCAGCACGCGCTTTTGTTATCGCCGGATCCGAAGCAACCGGAGGAGCCGGCTTTCAAGTAGATCTTAAAACGTTCCAATCCCTCGGCGTCATGGGTATGGGAGCATTAACCTGCATTGTCTCTTTTGATCCGCAGAATCAGTGGGCGCACCGATTCCACCCCATTGAGCCCACCGTTATCGCGGAACAAATTGAAGCAGTCTTGGCCTGCCACAGCCAGGAAGTTTTAGATACCGCGAAAGTGGGGATGCTAGGTACCCCGGACACCATTGATACTGTTGCTCAGGCCTTGACCCAGCGGGAATGGAACCACCTAGTTGTTGATCCGGTGCTTATTTGTAAAGGACAAGAACCTGGCGCCGCCTTAGACACCGATAATGCACTGCGAGAAAAAATCCTTCCCTTGGCAACGGTGATAACACCGAACGTTTTTGAAGCGACGACCCTAGCTGAGATGGATTCCATCGACACCATCGAGGACCTAGAAGAAGCAGCCCGCCGTATTGGAGATAAGGGCGTGCCCTATGTGGTTGCGAAGGGGGGCGTGGAACTCCCCGGCGAAGAAGCTATTGATGTGCTTTGGGATGGACAAAACATTACTCGTTTTAGCCGCCCCAAGGTGGGCAACCAACGAGTCTCTGGGGCCGGATGCACCCTAGCAGCCGCCATCACCGCGGAGTTAGCAAAAGGTGCCACCGTTGCTGAAGCTGTAGATCAGGCCAAAGACTTCGTCACCCTCGGTATTCAACAGCGCCTAGAGTGCAACACACCTTTTGATGTGGTTTGGCAAGGAGCCCGCAACTAG
- a CDS encoding primosomal protein N', producing the protein MASSRVPASHQPVARVLPLLGVPHLDRPFDYLVPEKLSDHAQPGVRVRVRFSGRLIDGIVLERCENKEHQGSLRFIERVISPFQVYPERTARLVDSLADRYGGIRSDIIRSAVPSRHAAAENSDFSTPWEHLGHCAEPDLSAWSSYQFGPSFVDAVIARRPARAAWQVLPGEDWAAPLAALAAKVVRDGAGALLVLPDQRDVERMETALRQLVSARQITVMNAALGPQARYRRFLSVLMGQGRLVVGTRSAAFAPVKDLALAVILHDGDDSLVDPRAPYTHAREVLSTRSAQEGCALVIAGYSRTAETQLLVEAGWAHDLVAPREVVRQKSPWMRAVGDSDFELARDPRARHARLPKIAFEAIRQALDRDRPVLVQVPRKGYIPVLACGHCRTPARCRHCNGPLELPMVKPDETAVPTCRWCGRPDPHYRCAECGSTSLRAVVLGASRTVEELGLAFPGVPILLSGGNRVLNEVSNRASVVVSTPGAEPVVEDHGRYGAAVLLDTWSLLGRQSLRATEDTLATWFQAASHVEPAAHGGQVVVVADNSLIVVQDFLSWDSVAAARRELQQRREAHFPPAVHLAAIDGLPSGLSAFIDTVQLPEGAEVLGPVDLPPGVTLPGEWDKSVHGDPQRIILRCPLGPRNELGQALRTARVARSVRKDDSPLRIQVDPLHIG; encoded by the coding sequence ATGGCTTCATCCCGCGTACCTGCTTCTCATCAGCCGGTGGCGCGGGTTTTGCCGTTATTGGGGGTGCCACATCTTGACCGGCCCTTTGATTATTTGGTTCCTGAGAAACTCTCCGATCATGCTCAGCCAGGGGTTCGTGTCCGAGTTCGCTTTTCTGGACGACTTATCGACGGCATCGTGCTGGAGCGGTGTGAGAATAAGGAGCACCAGGGCTCGTTGCGTTTTATTGAACGCGTCATCTCGCCGTTTCAGGTGTATCCTGAACGCACCGCCCGCCTAGTGGACTCCCTGGCAGATCGCTATGGCGGTATTCGCTCCGATATTATTCGTTCCGCGGTACCTTCACGTCATGCTGCTGCCGAAAACTCCGATTTTTCAACTCCCTGGGAACACCTAGGACACTGCGCGGAACCTGATCTTTCGGCGTGGTCCAGCTACCAGTTCGGCCCATCCTTTGTCGACGCGGTTATTGCTCGACGTCCAGCTCGGGCTGCATGGCAAGTGCTTCCGGGAGAAGACTGGGCAGCTCCCCTTGCTGCTCTTGCGGCGAAAGTGGTGCGTGATGGTGCCGGAGCTTTGCTGGTGCTTCCTGATCAACGAGATGTCGAACGGATGGAGACAGCTCTCCGCCAGCTAGTTTCTGCTCGGCAGATAACGGTAATGAATGCGGCGCTCGGTCCACAAGCTCGCTATCGTAGATTCCTCTCCGTCCTAATGGGGCAAGGGCGTTTAGTAGTGGGAACCCGCTCCGCAGCTTTTGCTCCAGTCAAGGATTTGGCATTAGCGGTCATCCTCCATGATGGTGATGATAGCCTCGTCGATCCTCGGGCACCCTATACTCACGCCCGTGAAGTATTAAGTACTCGAAGTGCCCAAGAAGGGTGTGCCCTGGTTATCGCCGGATACTCTCGCACTGCCGAAACCCAGCTTTTAGTAGAAGCGGGGTGGGCGCATGATCTAGTAGCTCCTCGAGAAGTCGTGCGCCAAAAGTCGCCGTGGATGCGGGCAGTGGGGGATTCTGATTTTGAGCTTGCTCGAGACCCGAGGGCGCGGCACGCGCGTTTGCCAAAAATAGCTTTTGAGGCCATTCGCCAAGCCTTAGACCGTGATCGCCCAGTTCTAGTGCAGGTTCCACGAAAAGGCTATATCCCGGTATTAGCCTGCGGACATTGCCGGACTCCGGCGCGCTGTCGGCATTGCAATGGTCCACTGGAATTACCGATGGTAAAACCCGATGAAACCGCCGTTCCGACCTGTCGCTGGTGCGGGCGCCCCGATCCTCACTACCGGTGTGCAGAGTGTGGCTCTACTTCCCTGAGAGCGGTGGTGTTGGGGGCGTCGCGCACCGTAGAAGAGCTCGGGCTCGCTTTTCCGGGGGTTCCCATTCTGCTGTCTGGGGGAAACCGTGTCCTGAATGAGGTAAGCAATCGCGCCAGCGTTGTGGTGTCCACTCCAGGAGCTGAGCCCGTGGTGGAAGACCACGGCCGTTATGGGGCGGCAGTACTTTTAGATACGTGGTCTCTTCTTGGCCGACAAAGCCTGAGGGCGACGGAGGACACGCTGGCAACATGGTTCCAGGCTGCATCCCACGTGGAGCCAGCAGCCCACGGCGGCCAGGTTGTCGTTGTTGCTGATAACTCCCTGATTGTGGTGCAGGATTTTCTTTCCTGGGATAGCGTCGCAGCTGCACGACGGGAATTACAGCAACGACGAGAAGCTCATTTCCCCCCGGCCGTGCATTTAGCCGCCATTGATGGTCTACCTTCTGGTCTTTCCGCCTTTATCGACACCGTGCAACTTCCTGAGGGTGCTGAGGTGCTTGGCCCAGTGGACTTGCCGCCAGGAGTGACCTTACCGGGGGAATGGGACAAGTCAGTGCATGGTGACCCGCAAAGAATCATTCTTCGCTGCCCGCTTGGCCCGCGGAATGAGTTGGGCCAAGCGCTGCGAACTGCACGGGTCGCACGATCAGTGCGGAAAGATGATAGCCCACTGAGGATCCAAGTAGACCCTCTTCATATCGGCTAG
- the metK gene encoding methionine adenosyltransferase: protein MAKDALRLFTSESVTEGHPDKICDAISDTILDAMLEQDPQARVAVETLVTTGQVHVVGEVRTTGYVEIPQLVRDTLLKIGFNSSDMGFDGRTCGVNVAIGEQSAEIGEGVDKSQEVRSGGQRDADDQAGAGDQGLMFGYATNETPEFMPLPIALAHRLARRLTEVRKQGIVPHLRPDGKTQVTLAYGDDDRPVAVDTVVISTQHDPDVDQQWLEEQLQEHVIGEVFSSSNLDEQLDTSDVTVLVNPSGSFIVGGPMGDAGLTGRKIIVDTYGGMARHGGGAFSGKDPSKVDRSAAYAMRWVAKNIVAAGLADKAEVQVAYAIGRAAPVGLYVETFGTAHHGLSDTAIQDALHKVFDLRPAAIIRELDLQRPIYAQTAAYGHFGRTDLDLPWEEINRAEELRRAAGV, encoded by the coding sequence GTGGCTAAGGACGCATTACGGCTTTTTACCAGTGAATCTGTCACCGAAGGGCACCCGGATAAGATCTGTGATGCGATCTCGGACACCATCCTCGATGCCATGCTTGAGCAGGATCCTCAAGCTCGGGTGGCGGTTGAAACGTTAGTGACTACCGGTCAGGTTCACGTGGTAGGGGAGGTGCGGACCACCGGATACGTAGAGATTCCGCAGCTAGTTCGGGACACCCTTCTGAAAATTGGGTTTAACTCCTCAGATATGGGATTCGATGGCCGGACCTGTGGCGTGAACGTGGCTATTGGAGAGCAGTCAGCAGAAATTGGTGAAGGTGTCGACAAGTCCCAAGAAGTGCGCAGCGGAGGACAGCGCGACGCCGACGACCAAGCCGGTGCAGGCGATCAAGGCTTGATGTTTGGATATGCCACGAATGAAACCCCGGAATTTATGCCTCTGCCCATAGCGCTAGCGCATCGTTTAGCGCGACGGCTTACCGAAGTTCGTAAACAAGGCATTGTCCCGCATCTGCGACCAGACGGCAAAACCCAGGTGACTTTGGCCTATGGCGACGACGACCGCCCGGTTGCAGTAGACACGGTGGTGATCTCTACTCAACATGACCCCGATGTGGATCAACAATGGTTAGAGGAGCAACTGCAAGAACATGTCATTGGTGAGGTGTTTTCTTCCAGCAACCTCGATGAGCAGCTTGATACCAGCGACGTTACCGTTTTGGTGAACCCCTCTGGATCCTTTATTGTTGGTGGGCCGATGGGAGATGCAGGTTTAACCGGGCGAAAAATCATCGTTGACACCTATGGGGGGATGGCACGCCATGGTGGCGGGGCATTCTCTGGTAAAGACCCCAGTAAAGTTGACCGTTCAGCAGCGTATGCCATGCGTTGGGTGGCGAAGAATATTGTTGCGGCTGGGTTAGCTGACAAGGCGGAGGTACAGGTAGCCTACGCCATTGGTCGAGCAGCCCCGGTTGGACTGTATGTTGAAACATTCGGCACCGCGCACCACGGTCTCAGCGATACCGCTATCCAAGACGCTCTGCATAAGGTGTTTGATCTTCGCCCTGCCGCAATTATTCGAGAATTAGACCTCCAGCGCCCTATCTATGCCCAGACTGCAGCCTACGGACATTTTGGTCGAACTGACCTAGACCTACCGTGGGAAGAAATCAATCGAGCAGAAGAGCTACGTCGCGCCGCCGGTGTATAA
- the coaBC gene encoding bifunctional phosphopantothenoylcysteine decarboxylase/phosphopantothenate--cysteine ligase CoaBC, which translates to MESDTSRNIVVGVAGGIAAYKACHLVRNFTEHGDRVRVVPTSAALNFVGAATFEALSGQPVSTTVFDAVDEVAHVRIGQEADGIVIAPATADLIARIASGRADDLLSATVLVATCPIVVASAMHTEMWLNPATQANVATLRSRGIVVLEPAHGRLTGKDSGAGRLLEPEQIASLSREVFNGSTLPHTWSGKKVLITAGGTQENLDPVRYLGNRSSGQQGFALAEIAAQRGAEVSIIAANTDRLPTPAGAKITSVRSARDMLSAVIEQAPQQDIIIMAAAVADYRPHYEADMKLKKGKDDSALGTLALTENPDILRHVVKMRDQGSLNPEAVIVGFAAETGDEHHSAEELAVAKLARKGCDLLMCNEVGEGKVFGQPLNSGVLLLRGEDPAAPVRRTITQGSKLSVAIQILDAIDGLGHCQN; encoded by the coding sequence ATGGAATCTGATACTTCGCGCAATATCGTAGTTGGAGTAGCAGGCGGTATCGCTGCCTACAAAGCCTGCCACCTGGTACGCAACTTCACCGAACACGGGGACCGGGTTCGTGTTGTCCCAACCTCAGCGGCGCTCAACTTCGTGGGAGCAGCCACATTTGAGGCTCTCTCAGGCCAACCTGTTTCCACCACGGTTTTTGATGCCGTCGATGAGGTAGCACATGTTCGAATTGGTCAAGAAGCTGATGGCATCGTTATTGCACCAGCAACGGCGGATCTGATCGCCCGCATAGCAAGCGGCAGAGCGGATGATTTGCTTAGTGCGACTGTCCTAGTGGCAACCTGTCCCATCGTTGTTGCGTCAGCCATGCACACCGAAATGTGGTTAAACCCTGCCACTCAAGCTAATGTTGCGACACTCCGTTCCCGGGGCATAGTCGTCCTTGAGCCGGCACACGGTCGTCTCACCGGAAAAGACAGCGGCGCTGGACGACTACTAGAGCCAGAACAAATAGCTTCTTTGAGTCGCGAGGTTTTTAACGGATCCACTTTGCCGCATACCTGGTCTGGGAAAAAGGTACTCATTACTGCAGGCGGAACCCAAGAAAACCTTGATCCAGTTCGATACCTGGGAAATCGTTCTTCTGGACAACAAGGATTCGCGCTAGCGGAAATCGCCGCACAACGTGGTGCTGAGGTGAGTATCATCGCAGCGAACACGGATCGCTTACCCACCCCGGCTGGAGCGAAGATAACTTCGGTACGCAGCGCCCGCGACATGCTAAGTGCCGTTATTGAGCAAGCCCCGCAGCAGGATATCATCATCATGGCTGCCGCTGTGGCTGATTATCGGCCGCACTACGAAGCAGATATGAAATTGAAAAAGGGGAAAGATGATTCCGCTCTGGGCACCCTGGCATTGACCGAGAACCCAGATATTTTGCGGCATGTGGTGAAGATGCGGGATCAAGGCAGCCTGAACCCAGAAGCGGTGATTGTGGGATTCGCTGCGGAAACCGGCGATGAACACCATAGCGCTGAGGAACTAGCTGTGGCTAAGTTAGCCCGCAAGGGGTGCGATTTGTTGATGTGCAATGAGGTTGGCGAAGGCAAGGTGTTCGGGCAGCCCCTCAACAGTGGGGTGTTATTGCTCCGCGGGGAAGATCCAGCAGCGCCGGTGCGTCGCACTATCACTCAGGGCAGTAAGTTGTCCGTGGCAATTCAAATCCTTGACGCCATTGACGGACTGGGTCATTGCCAAAATTAG
- the rpoZ gene encoding DNA-directed RNA polymerase subunit omega encodes MTKVSNDTSRNEAVFDPPIGITSPPIDELLDKVSSKYALVIFAAKRARQINSYYQDADEGVFEFVGPLVTPEAGEKPLSIALREIDAGLIEHEEGR; translated from the coding sequence GTGACCAAGGTGAGTAACGATACTTCGCGGAACGAGGCCGTTTTTGATCCGCCAATCGGCATTACTTCTCCTCCGATTGACGAGCTTTTGGACAAAGTATCCTCGAAGTACGCTTTGGTGATCTTTGCCGCAAAACGAGCACGCCAGATCAATAGTTACTACCAAGATGCTGATGAGGGTGTTTTTGAATTCGTTGGTCCGCTGGTAACCCCGGAGGCCGGCGAAAAACCGCTTTCCATCGCTCTTCGCGAAATTGACGCAGGTCTGATCGAGCACGAAGAAGGCCGCTAA
- the gmk gene encoding guanylate kinase, which yields MTSGEQSRGQLVVLVGPSAVGKSTVVHQLRQNIEDLYFSVSMTTRAPRPHEEEGIDYFFVSLDQFQHEIDNGGMLEWADIHGGLQRSGTPAAPVNQALQEGRPVLVEVDVVGARAIKSLMPEATTVFLAPPSWEELVQRLTGRGTETAEVIERRLATARNELAARDEFDQIVVNDDVNQAVASISDILLKENS from the coding sequence ATGACTAGTGGTGAGCAATCTCGTGGCCAGCTAGTGGTATTGGTTGGCCCCTCTGCGGTAGGGAAATCCACGGTAGTTCACCAGCTGCGTCAAAATATCGAGGATCTGTATTTCAGTGTCTCGATGACCACGCGCGCTCCTCGCCCTCATGAGGAAGAAGGCATTGATTACTTCTTCGTTAGCCTAGATCAATTCCAGCATGAAATTGATAATGGTGGAATGTTGGAATGGGCTGATATCCATGGCGGCTTACAACGTTCTGGAACCCCAGCAGCCCCAGTTAATCAAGCCCTCCAGGAAGGGCGGCCGGTTCTGGTGGAAGTGGACGTTGTCGGAGCTCGAGCCATTAAATCATTAATGCCCGAGGCCACCACTGTTTTCCTGGCTCCACCCTCGTGGGAGGAATTGGTGCAGCGGCTGACTGGGCGTGGCACAGAAACAGCAGAAGTCATAGAGCGGCGGCTCGCGACTGCCCGTAATGAACTAGCTGCACGCGACGAGTTTGATCAAATAGTTGTCAATGACGACGTGAATCAAGCCGTCGCCTCTATTAGTGATATTCTGCTGAAGGAAAATAGCTAA
- the mihF gene encoding integration host factor, actinobacterial type, whose translation MALPKLTDEQRKEALAKAAEARKARAELKEKLKRGGTNLKEVLAQAQDDEIIGKTKVSALLEALPKVGKVKAKEIMEELEIAPTRRLRGLGERQRRALLDRFGFSED comes from the coding sequence GTGGCCCTTCCCAAGTTGACTGATGAGCAGCGCAAGGAAGCCCTAGCTAAAGCTGCTGAGGCTCGTAAGGCCCGTGCTGAGCTGAAGGAAAAGCTCAAGCGTGGTGGCACCAACCTCAAGGAAGTTCTGGCTCAGGCTCAGGACGATGAAATCATCGGCAAGACCAAGGTGTCTGCACTTTTGGAGGCACTTCCGAAGGTAGGCAAGGTCAAAGCTAAGGAGATCATGGAGGAGCTGGAAATTGCCCCGACCCGCCGCCTCCGTGGTTTGGGTGAGCGCCAGCGTCGTGCTCTGCTGGACCGCTTTGGTTTCAGCGAGGATTAA
- the pyrF gene encoding orotidine-5'-phosphate decarboxylase: protein MTPFGVRLLDLSAQRGRLCVGIDPHEQLLSDWGLDVSVDGLRRFSDICVEAFAEHAVLVKPQVAFYERFGSAGYHVLEETIRGLRAGGALVLADAKRGDIGSTMEGYAQAWLAPDAPLSCDALTLSPFLGVDSLEPAFRLAQTAGAGIFVLAATSNPEAKEIQQRSDASGCSVSQHIVDGLARRNAEAGHLVGSLGVVVGATLTQPPSLGSLNGPVLLPGVGAQGADHDDVARICAGVEKLAFPNISRGILRCGPDLSALRESFFRARESFPGV, encoded by the coding sequence GTGACACCTTTTGGCGTACGTCTTCTTGATCTTTCAGCACAACGAGGCAGACTCTGCGTTGGAATAGACCCACATGAACAGCTTCTTTCTGACTGGGGTTTGGACGTGTCTGTGGATGGGTTGCGTCGATTCAGTGACATTTGTGTCGAGGCTTTCGCCGAGCACGCGGTTCTTGTTAAACCCCAGGTGGCCTTTTATGAGCGTTTTGGCTCAGCGGGCTACCACGTGTTGGAAGAAACTATTCGTGGTCTGAGAGCTGGTGGTGCTTTGGTCCTTGCCGACGCGAAACGCGGGGACATTGGCTCCACGATGGAAGGCTATGCCCAGGCCTGGTTGGCACCGGATGCTCCCTTGTCCTGTGATGCCCTCACCCTCAGCCCGTTTTTAGGGGTGGACTCCCTTGAACCGGCTTTTCGGCTCGCTCAGACCGCAGGGGCAGGAATATTTGTGTTGGCGGCAACATCAAATCCCGAGGCGAAGGAGATCCAACAACGGTCCGACGCCTCTGGGTGCTCGGTGTCGCAACATATCGTCGATGGCTTGGCTCGACGCAATGCGGAAGCAGGTCACCTCGTTGGGAGCCTAGGGGTTGTCGTGGGAGCAACGCTGACTCAACCACCAAGCTTAGGTAGTCTCAACGGCCCTGTCTTGTTGCCTGGTGTAGGAGCTCAAGGCGCAGATCACGATGATGTTGCTCGGATTTGCGCCGGTGTCGAAAAGCTGGCATTTCCCAACATTTCCCGTGGTATTTTGCGTTGTGGACCAGATCTAAGCGCCTTAAGGGAGAGCTTCTTCCGGGCTAGGGAAAGTTTTCCTGGCGTTTAA